A genomic region of Mesobacillus jeotgali contains the following coding sequences:
- a CDS encoding sugar ABC transporter substrate-binding protein: MSKNMFNVFSKKFAAAAMVGTLVVSGALAGCSSDSGSEKDGKKVINVWGMGEEAKTLPKIAEEFEKENPEIDVKVQAIPWDQAHDKLLTAVASKKGPDVVQMGTTWIPEFASANALMDLSDQTEKYPELAAENFYDGSIETTKYEDKVVGVPWYVDTRVLFYRTDLLEEAGYKEAPKTWDELRDAAKKLNDRGDDKYGISIDTNEQSLSFMLARQNGSKLIEGNEAYFNEPEFVEAVEYLNGFFKDGSAPVDLGLDIVQAFKGDGILPMFISGPWMVKIINDQAPELEGKWATAVLPAKETNTSTLGGSNLSVFEHTKNKEEALKFLAYMSKSETQVKWLEMTNSLPANKEAWNDKQLQENQYYKVFGEQMENAQPMPVIKPFEKIAQDFLSRFEKIYRGGADIQEEMDAFDQEAEKILSK, from the coding sequence ATGAGCAAAAATATGTTCAATGTATTCAGCAAGAAATTTGCAGCAGCTGCAATGGTAGGTACATTAGTTGTATCTGGTGCACTTGCAGGGTGTTCTTCTGATTCTGGTTCCGAGAAAGACGGCAAGAAAGTCATCAATGTCTGGGGCATGGGGGAAGAAGCAAAAACACTTCCGAAAATTGCTGAGGAGTTTGAAAAAGAAAATCCGGAAATCGATGTTAAAGTCCAGGCTATTCCATGGGATCAGGCACATGACAAGCTGTTAACAGCAGTGGCTTCTAAAAAAGGTCCTGATGTTGTGCAAATGGGGACAACGTGGATTCCTGAATTCGCATCTGCGAATGCATTGATGGATCTGTCCGATCAGACAGAGAAGTATCCGGAATTAGCAGCCGAAAACTTCTATGATGGTTCTATTGAAACAACAAAATATGAGGACAAAGTGGTAGGCGTGCCTTGGTATGTTGATACTCGCGTTCTTTTCTACCGCACAGACCTATTAGAAGAAGCAGGTTATAAAGAAGCGCCGAAGACTTGGGATGAGCTTCGTGATGCAGCGAAGAAACTTAATGACCGTGGCGATGACAAATACGGTATCAGCATTGATACAAATGAGCAAAGCTTATCATTCATGCTTGCGCGCCAGAATGGCTCTAAGCTGATCGAAGGAAATGAAGCTTACTTTAATGAACCGGAATTTGTAGAAGCTGTTGAATACCTGAATGGTTTCTTCAAGGATGGTTCTGCACCTGTTGACCTTGGACTTGATATCGTCCAGGCTTTCAAAGGCGATGGCATCCTGCCGATGTTCATCAGCGGACCTTGGATGGTTAAAATCATCAATGATCAGGCACCTGAGTTGGAAGGTAAGTGGGCAACAGCTGTTCTTCCTGCCAAAGAAACAAATACATCTACACTAGGCGGATCTAACCTGTCTGTATTCGAGCACACTAAGAACAAAGAAGAAGCACTTAAATTCCTTGCTTATATGAGCAAGTCAGAAACACAGGTTAAATGGCTTGAAATGACGAACTCCCTGCCAGCGAACAAAGAGGCATGGAACGACAAACAGCTTCAAGAAAACCAGTACTATAAAGTGTTTGGTGAGCAAATGGAAAATGCACAGCCAATGCCTGTGATAAAGCCTTTCGAAAAAATCGCCCAGGATTTCCTGAGCCGTTTCGAGAAG
- a CDS encoding glycoside hydrolase family 3 N-terminal domain-containing protein yields MNSQKLTSLLKEMTLDEKIAQLLQLATPFFEGSKDEGQITGPLASMNISEENVRNTGSVLGASGGAKEAISIQKAHLKKNRLGIPLLFMADVIHGYKTIFPVPLAIGCSWDLDKAQQSAEIAAKESAAAGVHVTFSPMVDLVRDPRWGRVMESTGEDPFLNGEFAKSFVRGFQGQDLKNNTDSVAACVKHFAAYGAPEGGRDYNTVNMSERQLRESYLPAYKAALDEGCEMVMTAFNTVDGIPATGNVKLMRDLLREEWGFDGVLISDWGAVKEMIPHGVAEDEAEAAYKAIQAGVDIEMMTSCYVDHLKEQVEDGKVDEQLIDESVLRILTLKDKLGLFENPFRGADEELEEELIMSYEHRQAARELAVKSSVLLKNEGVLPIKKEKKIALVGPFAQSGDILGPWSFLGSKEKAVQLYDGLLAKLDSSLLFTAKGCDIETGSEEQFAEAVKVAKEADVIVLALGEASEMSGEAGCRANIGLPKVQLELAGKMKELGKPIVAVLFNGRPLDLHGIWDESDAILEAWYPGTEGGNAVADILFGDANPSAKLTMSFPYSVGQVPVYYNHFNTGRPQGAPDAQERYVSQYLDIPNEPLLPFGYGLSYTSFEYSDIKMSNTTLSASRPLKVSVTVENTGQLAGEEIVQLYVRDVAGEVVRPMKELKGFKKVSLEPGEKVTVEFEINEEQLRYHHADLSFKSDLGKFIAFVGPNSRDTLEMTFELVKE; encoded by the coding sequence ATGAACAGTCAGAAACTTACTTCTTTATTAAAAGAAATGACGCTAGATGAGAAAATCGCACAATTACTTCAGTTAGCAACTCCCTTTTTCGAAGGATCCAAGGATGAAGGGCAGATTACCGGTCCACTTGCTTCTATGAATATATCGGAAGAAAACGTCCGGAACACTGGCTCCGTCCTCGGTGCTTCAGGCGGAGCAAAAGAAGCGATCAGCATACAGAAAGCCCACCTGAAAAAGAATCGACTGGGAATTCCCCTCTTATTTATGGCGGATGTCATTCACGGGTATAAAACGATTTTCCCTGTACCACTTGCGATCGGCTGTTCATGGGATTTAGATAAAGCCCAACAAAGTGCAGAAATCGCAGCAAAAGAATCTGCAGCTGCAGGCGTCCATGTAACCTTTTCACCAATGGTTGATTTAGTTCGTGACCCTCGCTGGGGACGCGTGATGGAATCGACTGGTGAAGATCCATTTTTAAATGGTGAGTTTGCGAAGTCGTTTGTTCGCGGCTTCCAAGGGCAAGACTTGAAAAATAACACAGATTCCGTTGCAGCCTGCGTGAAGCACTTCGCTGCATACGGTGCTCCAGAAGGCGGCCGTGATTACAATACGGTCAATATGTCGGAACGCCAGCTCAGGGAATCATATCTCCCTGCATACAAAGCAGCACTAGATGAAGGCTGTGAAATGGTCATGACCGCTTTTAACACGGTCGACGGCATTCCCGCGACTGGCAATGTAAAACTGATGCGCGACCTGCTTCGCGAGGAATGGGGCTTCGATGGTGTCCTCATTTCCGACTGGGGAGCGGTAAAAGAAATGATTCCTCACGGCGTCGCTGAGGATGAAGCAGAAGCTGCATACAAAGCGATCCAAGCTGGTGTCGATATCGAAATGATGACATCCTGCTATGTCGACCATTTAAAAGAGCAGGTCGAGGACGGAAAAGTGGATGAACAGCTTATAGATGAATCGGTTTTGCGGATTCTGACTTTGAAAGATAAATTAGGATTGTTTGAAAATCCGTTCCGCGGTGCGGATGAAGAACTCGAGGAAGAACTGATTATGAGTTACGAGCACCGCCAAGCTGCTAGAGAGCTTGCGGTAAAGTCTTCAGTTTTATTGAAAAATGAAGGAGTTCTTCCTATTAAAAAAGAAAAGAAAATCGCCCTGGTCGGACCATTCGCACAAAGCGGCGATATTCTTGGGCCATGGTCATTCCTTGGCTCAAAGGAAAAAGCGGTCCAGCTATACGATGGCTTACTGGCGAAGCTTGACTCCTCCCTTCTTTTCACAGCAAAAGGCTGTGACATTGAAACAGGATCTGAAGAGCAATTCGCGGAGGCAGTGAAAGTGGCGAAAGAAGCAGATGTGATTGTGCTCGCGCTTGGCGAGGCATCGGAAATGAGCGGTGAAGCTGGCTGCCGTGCGAATATCGGCCTGCCGAAAGTGCAACTGGAACTTGCCGGAAAAATGAAAGAACTCGGCAAACCAATCGTTGCAGTATTATTCAACGGACGTCCGCTTGATCTCCACGGAATCTGGGACGAATCCGACGCAATCCTGGAGGCATGGTACCCAGGCACAGAAGGTGGAAACGCGGTAGCTGACATCCTGTTCGGCGATGCAAATCCATCCGCGAAGCTGACGATGTCCTTCCCATACTCTGTCGGACAGGTGCCAGTTTACTACAACCATTTCAACACAGGCCGGCCACAGGGAGCTCCTGACGCACAGGAAAGATATGTATCACAGTATTTAGATATCCCGAACGAGCCATTGCTGCCATTCGGATACGGCTTGAGCTATACAAGCTTCGAGTATAGCGATATAAAAATGAGTAATACGACACTGTCTGCGTCTAGACCATTGAAGGTTTCCGTAACAGTCGAGAACACAGGCCAGTTGGCCGGAGAAGAAATCGTCCAGCTATACGTAAGAGACGTAGCCGGTGAAGTTGTAAGGCCAATGAAGGAACTAAAAGGCTTCAAGAAAGTCTCTTTAGAACCAGGCGAAAAAGTGACAGTTGAATTTGAGATTAACGAAGAACAATTGCGTTACCACCACGCAGATCTCTCTTTCAAGAGCGACCTAGGAAAATTCATCGCTTTTGTAGGGCCAAATAGCAGGGATACCTTGGAAATGACGTTTGAACTTGTAAAAGAATAA
- a CDS encoding GH36-type glycosyl hydrolase domain-containing protein: protein MTKSKFTIQANDLCFTFLNSGDVYEIANKSTMINQWLSNPIDGSMNNIFLRIHGENGIQFYPLLGSKSGSKVSHSDNQVFYQGEAAGLQYQVTFTLAEGGVWFWDVEVKGSNSVIDIVYGQDMGLADKGAVRTNEAYMSQYIDHNAFNDSEKGYVVCSRQNQPMSGGCFPYVQQGSLTNATGFSTDGFQFFGLSYKETDVPEILTRENLANEIYQYEFAYTALQSEKVTLDGNAQFVFYGIFKETHPAAITELEFTDEVAAAWESVQSINGDHAAELPKVQLSPSLGKPLETLSMTKEEIDELFPNRHQEETSGETLLSFFTEQHEHVVLKEKELLVERPHGHILMTGGNVDNIKNVLTTSLYMYGIFNSHIVVGNTSFNKMLTNARNALNVMKTSGQRVYIEIEGEYRLLTMPSMFEMGFNYGRWYYKTNDDMFIITTHTAVDSPQLQLQVRSANGKEYRYLVTNQVSMNNNEYAQPYKLKQDGNVLTFTAAEGSDSSDVFPDLSYRMQINGKFEVKDSKLFGENIEAEAASLTVFELEQASEWKITVQGLLDGKEIPFTDADAQTEIEKYREFFADTMNGFKLAQNGEATEELKKINALAWWYTHNMLVHYSVPHGLEQYGGAAWGTRDVCQGPTEYFIATQKYENVKDIIKTVYSHQYSDDGNWPQWFMFDNYYRFQQEESHGDIIVWPLKVIVEYLRATNDYSILNELLPYTEKGSFEFTEEKATLLDHVKKQLQYIKDHFLHDTYLSSYGDGDWDDTLQPANAQLKQYMASSWTVALTYQVVSHFASLLQKEDAQLADELSTMAAGIKEDFNKYMLSTETIPGFVFMEQADKPELMVHPTDTKTGIQYRLLPMTRSMIGELLTPEQAESHYQIIRERLYHPDGVRLMDRPATYKGGVSTNFKRAEQAANFGREIGLQYVHAHIRFVEAMAKLGKVDEVWNGLQTINPIGIQKVVPNAELRQSNAYFSSSDGKFNTRYEAAENFEKLRDGSAPVKGGWRIYSSGPGIYMNQLISNALGIRREAQDLVIDPILPMEKDGLEFTFNIDGKPVTIAYHFGKNEGVKINGQEVVAEQMANRYRDGGYRISVAELKKLNAEKNTIEVNL, encoded by the coding sequence ATGACAAAGTCAAAGTTCACCATACAGGCAAATGATCTATGCTTTACGTTTTTAAATAGCGGCGATGTTTATGAGATCGCCAATAAATCAACGATGATCAACCAGTGGCTTTCGAACCCGATCGATGGCTCTATGAATAACATATTTTTGCGAATCCATGGGGAAAATGGAATTCAGTTCTATCCCCTGCTTGGTTCGAAGTCAGGAAGCAAAGTCAGTCACTCCGATAATCAGGTTTTCTATCAGGGCGAGGCTGCTGGCCTTCAATACCAGGTGACTTTTACCCTGGCTGAGGGCGGAGTCTGGTTCTGGGATGTTGAAGTGAAAGGAAGCAATTCGGTGATCGATATCGTCTACGGGCAGGACATGGGCCTTGCTGACAAGGGCGCTGTCCGTACAAACGAAGCGTATATGTCACAGTATATTGACCACAATGCTTTCAATGACTCTGAAAAAGGCTATGTCGTCTGCTCGCGTCAGAACCAGCCGATGAGCGGCGGCTGCTTCCCTTATGTCCAGCAAGGTTCGCTGACGAATGCAACAGGATTTTCGACTGACGGCTTCCAATTCTTCGGCTTGTCTTATAAAGAAACAGACGTGCCTGAAATTTTAACGAGAGAGAATCTCGCGAATGAAATTTATCAATATGAATTTGCTTATACAGCTTTACAGTCTGAAAAAGTGACTCTTGATGGCAATGCGCAATTCGTATTCTATGGAATTTTTAAAGAGACCCATCCAGCAGCTATAACCGAGTTGGAATTTACTGACGAAGTGGCTGCAGCCTGGGAAAGTGTGCAGTCTATCAATGGTGACCATGCAGCTGAACTGCCAAAAGTACAGCTCTCTCCTTCTCTCGGAAAGCCTTTAGAAACACTTTCAATGACAAAAGAAGAAATCGATGAGCTGTTCCCTAACCGCCATCAGGAAGAAACATCCGGCGAAACATTGCTATCCTTCTTCACGGAGCAGCATGAGCATGTCGTTTTAAAGGAAAAAGAATTGCTTGTTGAGCGTCCGCACGGGCATATCCTGATGACAGGCGGGAACGTCGACAACATAAAAAATGTCCTGACAACTTCTTTATATATGTATGGGATTTTCAATTCGCACATCGTTGTTGGCAACACGTCCTTTAACAAGATGCTGACAAATGCCCGCAACGCGCTGAATGTCATGAAGACTTCCGGCCAGAGGGTTTATATTGAAATCGAAGGAGAATACCGCCTGCTAACGATGCCTTCAATGTTTGAGATGGGCTTCAATTATGGTCGGTGGTACTACAAGACAAATGATGACATGTTCATCATCACAACTCACACTGCGGTGGATTCACCGCAATTGCAGCTGCAGGTACGATCTGCAAACGGCAAGGAGTACCGCTATCTTGTGACAAACCAGGTTTCGATGAACAACAATGAATATGCACAGCCTTATAAGCTGAAGCAGGACGGAAATGTCCTTACTTTTACAGCCGCAGAAGGTTCCGACAGCTCGGACGTCTTCCCTGACCTTAGCTACCGCATGCAAATCAACGGAAAATTTGAAGTGAAGGATTCAAAACTGTTTGGAGAAAATATCGAAGCCGAAGCAGCATCTTTGACAGTCTTTGAGCTGGAACAAGCAAGCGAGTGGAAAATTACTGTCCAGGGCCTTCTTGATGGAAAAGAAATACCGTTCACGGATGCTGATGCACAAACAGAAATCGAAAAATACCGCGAATTTTTCGCAGATACAATGAATGGCTTCAAGCTTGCACAGAATGGAGAAGCGACGGAAGAGCTTAAGAAAATTAACGCACTTGCATGGTGGTATACGCATAATATGCTCGTCCACTACTCTGTCCCTCATGGCCTGGAGCAATACGGCGGCGCTGCCTGGGGAACGCGTGATGTCTGCCAGGGACCGACTGAGTATTTCATTGCGACGCAAAAATATGAAAATGTGAAGGACATCATCAAGACGGTCTACTCCCACCAGTACAGTGATGACGGAAACTGGCCGCAGTGGTTCATGTTCGACAACTACTACCGCTTCCAGCAGGAAGAAAGCCACGGCGACATCATCGTCTGGCCTTTGAAGGTCATCGTTGAATACTTGCGTGCAACGAATGATTACAGTATTTTAAACGAACTGCTTCCATATACGGAAAAAGGCAGCTTTGAATTCACTGAGGAAAAAGCAACACTGCTTGACCATGTGAAAAAGCAGCTCCAATATATCAAGGATCATTTTTTACATGATACGTATTTATCTTCCTACGGGGATGGCGACTGGGATGACACACTCCAGCCGGCGAATGCACAGCTGAAGCAGTATATGGCAAGCAGCTGGACGGTTGCGCTGACCTACCAGGTCGTAAGCCACTTCGCGTCACTTTTACAAAAAGAAGATGCACAGCTGGCAGATGAGCTGAGCACGATGGCAGCCGGAATCAAGGAAGATTTCAATAAATACATGCTGTCTACAGAAACAATCCCGGGCTTCGTGTTCATGGAGCAAGCGGACAAGCCTGAACTGATGGTGCACCCTACGGATACAAAAACAGGGATTCAATATCGCCTGCTGCCAATGACTCGAAGCATGATTGGCGAGCTTTTGACGCCAGAACAGGCGGAATCTCACTATCAAATCATCAGAGAGCGCCTGTATCATCCGGATGGCGTGCGCCTGATGGACCGTCCCGCTACCTATAAAGGCGGAGTGAGCACCAACTTCAAGCGTGCCGAGCAGGCAGCCAACTTCGGGCGTGAAATCGGCTTGCAATATGTCCATGCCCACATCCGTTTTGTAGAGGCAATGGCGAAGCTGGGCAAGGTCGATGAGGTTTGGAATGGCCTGCAGACAATCAACCCGATTGGCATCCAGAAAGTCGTTCCGAACGCAGAACTTCGCCAGAGCAATGCCTACTTCAGCAGCTCTGACGGCAAGTTCAATACCCGCTATGAGGCAGCGGAGAATTTCGAAAAGCTCCGCGATGGCTCAGCTCCAGTAAAAGGTGGTTGGAGAATCTACTCAAGCGGCCCTGGAATCTATATGAACCAGTTGATTTCAAACGCGCTTGGCATCCGCCGCGAAGCTCAGGATCTTGTGATCGATCCGATTCTTCCAATGGAAAAAGACGGACTAGAGTTCACGTTTAACATTGACGGGAAACCTGTTACGATCGCATACCATTTTGGAAAAAATGAAGGCGTGAAGATCAACGGACAGGAAGTTGTTGCGGAACAGATGGCCAACCGTTATCGTGACGGCGGCTACCGCATCAGCGTTGCTGAGCTTAAGAAACTGAATGCAGAAAAAAATACGATTGAAGTGAATTTGTAA
- a CDS encoding glycoside hydrolase family 13 protein, giving the protein MDSKWWHKSVVYQVYPRSFKDSNGDGIGDLQGILSKLDYIKELGADMIWLCPVYASPNDDNGYDISNYYQIHPEFGSMEDMDLLIAEAAKREIGIMMDIVANHTSDEHPWFLESKSSKDNPYRDYYVWRDSVDDGPPSELQSIFSGGAWEFDTETGQYYLHMFSKKQPDLNWHHPPVREAIYDVMRFWINKGIKGFRFDVIDLIAKELDQSIIANGPLLHTYLQEMHREVLEGADIVTVGETGGADLEQAILFTSPERKELDMVFSFEHIALDEQAGRQKWDLKTLDLDDLKRVLSNWQTGLADKGWNSLFWSNHDQPRIVSRWGNDQEYRYESATMLASLLHLMRGTPYIYQGEEIGMTNVQFSELNSYRDIETLNMYRERIEQGFVHEDIMESIYVKGRDNARTPMQWNAEDSAGFTEGTPWIGINSNYSAINVENDINGDKSIYQFYKKLIKLRKSNELIVYGDYQLLDSEPEVFAYTRTYQNEEWRVLCNFTGREVKSSLLCDGEIVVHNYDSPPEKLRPYEAIVYKLKN; this is encoded by the coding sequence ATGGACAGCAAATGGTGGCATAAAAGTGTGGTTTACCAGGTATACCCTCGCAGCTTCAAGGATTCAAATGGGGATGGGATTGGCGATTTGCAGGGGATTCTCTCGAAGCTGGATTATATTAAGGAACTTGGAGCCGACATGATCTGGCTATGTCCAGTCTATGCATCGCCAAATGATGACAATGGCTATGATATCTCAAATTATTATCAGATTCATCCCGAGTTTGGCTCGATGGAAGATATGGACCTGCTCATAGCTGAAGCAGCTAAACGTGAAATCGGCATCATGATGGATATCGTCGCAAACCATACGTCCGATGAGCATCCATGGTTTCTTGAATCAAAGAGCAGCAAGGATAATCCTTACAGGGATTATTATGTCTGGAGGGATAGCGTGGACGACGGGCCGCCGAGCGAGCTTCAGTCAATTTTTAGCGGCGGCGCATGGGAATTTGACACAGAAACTGGTCAGTATTATTTGCATATGTTCAGCAAAAAGCAGCCTGACCTTAACTGGCACCACCCTCCTGTCCGCGAGGCGATTTATGATGTGATGCGCTTCTGGATCAATAAGGGAATCAAAGGCTTCCGTTTTGACGTCATCGATTTGATCGCGAAAGAACTGGATCAGAGTATCATCGCCAACGGTCCCCTCCTCCATACCTATTTACAGGAGATGCACCGTGAAGTGCTTGAGGGTGCTGACATCGTCACTGTCGGTGAAACTGGCGGTGCTGACTTGGAACAAGCTATTCTTTTTACGAGTCCTGAACGGAAGGAACTTGATATGGTGTTCTCATTCGAACATATCGCGCTGGATGAACAGGCAGGAAGACAAAAATGGGACTTGAAGACGCTTGATTTGGACGATTTGAAGAGGGTGTTGTCGAACTGGCAGACTGGGCTTGCGGATAAAGGCTGGAATAGTTTATTCTGGAGCAACCACGACCAGCCGAGGATCGTCTCGCGCTGGGGAAATGATCAGGAATATCGATACGAAAGCGCGACCATGCTCGCTTCCCTGCTCCATTTGATGAGAGGAACGCCATATATTTACCAGGGCGAGGAAATCGGGATGACGAATGTACAGTTCTCTGAGCTGAATTCTTATCGCGATATCGAGACCTTGAATATGTATAGAGAGCGGATCGAACAAGGCTTTGTGCATGAAGACATAATGGAATCGATTTATGTAAAAGGCCGGGATAACGCGAGAACGCCTATGCAGTGGAATGCTGAAGACAGTGCCGGTTTTACAGAAGGAACTCCGTGGATTGGGATTAATTCTAATTATTCGGCCATCAACGTTGAGAATGACATAAATGGTGATAAGTCGATCTACCAATTTTACAAAAAACTGATCAAGCTGCGTAAAAGCAATGAGCTGATTGTTTATGGAGACTACCAACTTCTAGATAGCGAACCGGAAGTCTTTGCTTACACTCGAACCTATCAAAATGAAGAATGGCGTGTACTGTGCAATTTTACCGGCAGAGAAGTTAAGAGTTCGTTATTATGTGACGGCGAAATCGTTGTCCATAACTATGACTCCCCTCCTGAAAAATTGCGTCCGTATGAGGCCATTGTCTACAAATTGAAAAATTAA
- a CDS encoding LacI family DNA-binding transcriptional regulator, whose translation MASIKDIAKQAGVSISTVSYALNGSPKVTEETAAKILAIAKELNYVPNAAARSLKKRETKIIGVFLTNYGGAFYGQLLQGIQDTLNSKGYEMIVCSGKESHRFIPERMIDGAIVLDYFFSSEELIRHADAGHKIVVMDRELAHTNINQVLLHNTSGATLAIDHLIEKGHRKIYAVTGPEGSYDATQRIEAVRQSVGRYSDIEYHELPGDFNKPAGEKAAEQIVKEFTEPVAVFCLNDEMAIGMYNYLAKTKYEVGKDIHIIGFDNIELTQYTQPRLATIDYSERKWGAVSAEHLLKLITNEPAENERIYVTLIPGESVGNISER comes from the coding sequence GTGGCAAGTATTAAAGATATTGCGAAACAAGCAGGCGTATCCATATCGACTGTTTCCTACGCTCTGAATGGCAGCCCCAAGGTGACGGAAGAGACGGCGGCGAAAATCCTTGCCATTGCGAAGGAACTGAACTATGTCCCTAACGCTGCAGCCCGTTCATTAAAAAAGAGGGAAACCAAAATCATCGGAGTCTTCCTTACCAATTACGGTGGCGCGTTTTACGGACAGCTGCTTCAAGGCATCCAGGATACCCTCAACAGCAAAGGATACGAGATGATTGTCTGTAGCGGCAAGGAGTCCCATCGGTTCATTCCTGAACGGATGATTGACGGTGCCATCGTCTTGGATTACTTTTTCTCCAGCGAAGAGTTAATCAGGCACGCGGACGCCGGACATAAAATCGTCGTTATGGATAGAGAGCTGGCCCATACTAATATAAATCAAGTATTACTGCACAATACCTCGGGCGCGACCCTAGCGATTGACCATTTGATCGAGAAGGGTCATCGTAAGATTTATGCCGTTACTGGCCCCGAAGGATCATACGACGCCACACAGCGTATCGAAGCAGTGCGCCAGTCGGTTGGTCGATACAGTGACATTGAGTATCACGAACTTCCAGGTGATTTTAATAAGCCTGCTGGCGAGAAGGCTGCCGAACAAATCGTCAAGGAATTCACTGAACCTGTTGCCGTATTCTGTCTGAACGATGAAATGGCAATTGGGATGTATAATTACCTTGCCAAAACGAAGTACGAAGTTGGCAAAGACATCCACATCATCGGATTCGATAACATCGAACTCACTCAATACACTCAGCCAAGACTGGCGACCATCGACTATTCCGAACGAAAATGGGGTGCAGTCTCAGCAGAACACCTTTTGAAATTGATCACCAACGAACCAGCAGAAAATGAGCGGATCTATGTGACGCTGATCCCTGGCGAATCAGTCGGCAATATATCAGAAAGGTAG
- the galU gene encoding UTP--glucose-1-phosphate uridylyltransferase GalU translates to MKKVRKAIIPAAGLGTRFLPATKAMPKEMMPIVDKPAIQYIVEEAVASGIEEIMIVTGKGKRAIEDHFDYSPELERNLESKGKLELLDKVRYSTNLADIHYIRQKEPRGLGHAIWCARNFIGDEPFAVLLGDDIVKSETPCLKQLLNQYEKTRSSVIGVKTVPDEETYKYGVIDPSMQEGRRYQVESLVEKPEPGTAPSNLAIMGRYILTPEIFMFLEDIKPGAGGEIQLTDAIQELNYIQRVFAYEFEGRRYDIGEKIGFIKTTIEFALQDEKLRNEILNYLESLLHRER, encoded by the coding sequence TTGAAAAAAGTGCGGAAAGCAATTATACCTGCTGCCGGGTTGGGTACGAGATTCCTTCCAGCCACTAAGGCAATGCCTAAGGAAATGATGCCAATCGTTGATAAGCCAGCGATCCAGTATATTGTAGAAGAAGCAGTAGCATCCGGGATTGAAGAGATTATGATTGTGACAGGTAAAGGAAAACGAGCCATCGAGGACCACTTCGATTACTCACCAGAGCTTGAGCGCAATCTAGAGAGTAAAGGGAAGCTGGAGCTCCTTGATAAGGTGCGATATTCTACCAATCTCGCGGACATTCACTATATCCGGCAAAAAGAGCCGAGAGGACTTGGTCATGCTATTTGGTGCGCGCGAAATTTTATCGGTGATGAGCCGTTTGCAGTGCTGTTGGGTGATGATATCGTCAAAAGTGAAACTCCATGCTTAAAGCAACTGCTTAATCAATATGAAAAAACCCGTTCATCTGTAATTGGAGTTAAAACAGTTCCTGATGAAGAGACATACAAATATGGAGTCATTGACCCATCGATGCAGGAAGGAAGACGTTACCAGGTCGAGAGCTTAGTAGAGAAGCCTGAACCTGGAACTGCACCATCAAATCTTGCAATTATGGGCAGATATATTCTCACACCAGAGATCTTTATGTTTTTGGAAGATATAAAACCTGGAGCAGGAGGAGAGATTCAACTAACTGATGCAATTCAAGAACTAAATTACATTCAAAGGGTTTTCGCTTATGAATTTGAAGGAAGACGATATGATATTGGAGAAAAAATTGGGTTTATTAAGACGACAATTGAGTTTGCATTGCAGGATGAAAAATTACGGAACGAGATATTAAACTATTTAGAATCGCTTTTACACCGTGAACGTTAA